In Limnothrix sp. FACHB-406, the DNA window CCATCACAAGCGCCACCCATCAGCCAGGCGATCGCATCGGGTCAGTTATTTCATATTTCAGAACCGCAACCCCTAGATGGAAATCATCCCGAATTTGCGGTTTAATGCATAGTTGTAATGCCTGAATAGCTGGTAATTATTTATACATTCGCCATGCAATTATTGATCAGACCGTAATAACGACGCAGAGCGCTAAGCCAAATGTGCTCTCCATTACAGATTAAGCAGCGCATTTATTATTTTTTGCTCATGAAACTTAACTTGATCGTCAGTGTCGGTCAGGTAATAATTCCTGTTGAAAGATGACTGACATCGTAAAGCTTTCAGGACAATCAAGCCAATCACATTGATCAGTCCCCTTGCAGAGGAAAGACACATGCTCAAAACAGTTCTTGGTCATAGTGACGATCCTGACTCCCAAGATGCTATTGAAGAAGTGCTAGAGCAATGTACCCGTGAATTGGCAGGAATGCTGCCCAAGGCAGGATTGTTATTTGCGGCTATTGATTTTGATCATGCCTTAATTTTACAAAAAATCAATCAGGTTTTCCCGGGTTTGCAACTCATTGGTTGCACCACCGATGGAGAAATATCTTCAATTTTAGGGTTTCAACAAGACTCGCTGACCCTAACGCTATTTTGCTCAGACACCGTAGAAATTTACGCGGGTGTGGGTCGCCAAACTGAACAGGACGCGATCGCCGCTGCTCGCCAGGCCGTGCAGCAAGCCACCGAAAAAAGCCTAACCCCCGCCAAACTCTGCATCACAGTTCCAGCCAGTTATACGGCTGATGGTTCAACAACCAGCGGCGAGCAAATTTTGAAAGGATTGGAGCTAGCTTTAGGGAAAAATGTCCCCGTTGTGGGTGGAACCGCAGGCGATCAATTTCGATTCCAGAAAACCTATCAATTTTTTGGAACAGAGGTCTTCACCGATGCTCTGCCGGTTCTAATTTTTGCTGGCGATTTGCGCTTTTCCCATGGCACTGGTTGCGGTTGGCAGCCCATTGGCTCCAAGAGCACGGTCACTAAGTCTCACAAAACAGTTTTGTATGAAATCGACGGTCAATCGGCGCTGAACTTTTACCAAAAATATTTGGGCGATCGCTCTCCTACCGCAGAGCATCCTCTCTATGTTTATGAAGGAGATAGCGATCGCTGCTATCTCCGAGTTCCCAACACCTGTGACTTAGAAACAGGCAGCATTAATTTTTTGGGAAACATCCCCCAAGGCGCGATCGTGCAGTTGGCTGAAATTAGCCGAGACCAAGTGATTGCTGCCTCTGAAACTTCTTTCAAGATGGCCCTAGACAATTATCCTGGAACCGAACCAGAAGCAGTGCTGATCTTTTCTTGTTGCTGTCGTCGTTGGCTGTTGGGAACAAGAGCCAAGGAAGAATATGATTTAGTTAAAACTGCGCTGCCCAAAGTCATGCCGATCGCGGGCTTTTATACCTACGGCGAGTTTGCACCACTTCAACAACAGGGTTCTAATTACTATCATCAAGAAACTTTCGTCACTCTGCTTTTAGGCACAGCATAAAAGTCCTATGGAAGCCAATGCTGATCAGCAAAAGCTACGAGAGCTAGAGAAGAAAGTACGAGTTCTCACGAAAAAATTAGAGCGTTCAGAGGCCGATCGACGACAACTAGAAGATGCGAGTGAAGAGAGAGAACGTATCCTTAAAGTTGTTATTCGAGATTTTGAACTATCCCAAGCTAATCTAGAACACCGTACTCGCGAACTAGAAGTGGCGCTGAGGGATCTCAAGCAGTTACAAGTCAAACTAATTGAGTCTGAGAAAATGTCAGCCTTGGGTGTGCTAGTGGCTGGCGTTGCCCATGAAATCAACAACCCCATTAATTTCATTCATGGTAATTTAACTTACATCAAAACTTATACTCAAAATCTATTAAAGCTTGTTACGACCTATCAAAAATATGTTTCTAGCCCCATTCAAGAATTACAAGACTTGAGTGAAGAAATTGATCTTGACTTCTTGCAAGATGACATGATTAACATTCTCAGATCAATGCAAACTGGGAGTGAGCGAATTCAAAAAATTGTGCTCTCGTTACGCAACTTTTCGCGGTTAGATGAATCCAAATTCAAAGCAGTTGATATCCATGCAGGAATGGATAATACTTTGATGATTTTGCAGCATCGACTTCAAGCAACTGCAACTCGTCCGGAAATTCAAGTTAGAAAGCAATATGGCAACTTACCTCCAGTGGAGTGCTATGCCGGATCGCTCAATCAAGTGTTTATGAATTTGCTGAATAATGCTATTGATGCGATTGAAGAATCTAATCAAGCCTGCACTGATCAAGAGCTACAGCATAAGTCTCATGCAATTTGGTTACGCACAGAAGTTAATGGTCAAGATCAAATTAAAATTACGATCGCTGATAATGGCCAAGGAATTCCTGAAGAGGTGCAATCACGTATTTTTGACCCTTTCTTTACAACGAAACCCGTAGGTAAAGGTACAGGTTTAGGACTTTCCATTAGCTATCAAATTATTACTGAGAAACACAAAGGCAAATTTTACTGTCACTCAACAAAGGGTGTGGGCACGGAGTTTATGATTGAAATTCCTGTGCGGCAACAGTCCCCAACCTCTCGATAATGCAATAGCGCTGTGGCGATCGATCGCACTCCAATACAGCAAGCGATCGCCCTTCAACCGCCGAAGATTGCACCCATGAAAATAGGCACAATCTCCAATTAACTGGTAACTAACCTCGCGAAACACTTGGCGATCGATTTATACTGCCCTCGATCGCCTCAAAACAGCCCAGTCGCTACAGACCTTCCGCTACGGGTTTGCCAAACCAGCGATCGCTTAGTTTCACATACCAAGCCGCCGCTTGCACCTGAATGATGTAGCTCATAGAAATAATCAGAGCAATTTCAGCGCCGGCCTTAGCCCCAAATACTGTCATGGCGATGGCCAGAGCGATCGACAAATTGCGCATCACCGTGCCATAGACTAGGGCGATCGCATCTTCGCGCGAAAACCAAACTTTACCCACCACCGTGCTCAACACAAAGTTGATCAGATAAATCAGCACCAACGGCCCGAAATAGCCCAAAAATACCAGTGGTGAAGCCACAATTGCCTTGGCCTTCAGGGCCATTGCCACAAACACAATTCCCAGCACGCCTAAGGTTGAAAAGACCGGAAACTTTTTCTTCAGGTTCCCCTCATACTTTTGTTTTCCCACCGTTGAAATCAGCACTTTTTTCGTGACCAAACCTAAAATCATGGGCAAAAACACCACGATCGCAATTTGCTTAAAGGTTTCCATCAAAGGAATTTCAATAGCTCGTCCCAGCAAGGCTTGAGCATAGAGCGGAGTGGCTAGAGAACCTAAAATCAAGCCGATCACGGTCATTTGAATTGCGGCTGTTAGGTTTCCCTTTGCAAAGCCTGTCCAAGAAATGGTCATGCCGCTGGTGGGAAGTAATCCCGTTAACAGCAACCCTAGCCAAATCAGTGGTTGATCGCGGAAGAAGAGCCAGCCGATGCCATAGGCTAAAAAGGGCACAACTCCAAAGTTAATGAATTGGGCGACCCCTTGCAGCTTCCAGTTTCCCCCGGCCACTAACTTGCCAAATTGCAAGTTAATCATCATCGGGTAAACCATTAAGAAAGTTAAGGGAACAATCAGATCCTTGAGACCGCTGGGGTCTGTTGCTAAGCCAAATAGAATTCCGACAATCATGCTGATTGGAACTGACCAAATCAGTTGATTTTGCAACAGCGATAGTAATGTCCACATATGCATTTTTCTCCGATTCTTTTTTCTCCAAACTCTGAATCTTGGCGTGATCAATCTCCCAGCGGTTGAGTAATGAATTATCAACCCTGAGAGTCATTAATCCTGAGAATCATCAATCCTGAAAATGGTCAAACTTTAGGACTGAATGCTTGGGGCAAATTTTTGAGACAGCCTGAAGCCTGGTTTGGCGGGCCACGCCCTGCCCGATCGCCCAATTGCGATGCAGTCTCATTCAGGTTCAGGCTTGCCCCAAGGGTTTCTGAGGGAGGCGATTAAAGCTGCTCCATCACCTTGTCCATCAGGGTTTTCGCTTCCAGAGCAATCCCCTTTGCGCCGGGGTTTTCGAGGGCCGCAAACATGACTGTGGGGTCGATCGCGGACACTTCCACGGTTCCGCCCTCTTGTTCTTGCACCACCACGTTGCAGGGATAAAAAACGCCAGCTTTGTCTTCCGTTTGCAAGATGCTGTAAGCAATGCGTGGATGGCAGGCTCCCAAGATGGTGTAGCGCCGGAATTCCACATCGAGTTTTTGTTTAAAGGCCGCTTTGGCATCAATTTCCGTCAGCACTCCAAAGCCTTGCTGTTTCAGGGCTTCTTTGGTGTGGGCAATGGCTTCATCAAAGGACAAATTCAAGACTTTGCTGAGGTGATACATCCGAAAAAAAACTCCGCAATGGGGGATGAGGCGGCGAGGGGCAGCTCGGTTAGCCACGGGAACCGACCGGCAACCAGGAACCAATCAACAGGAGGTCAATGTAAGGAGCGATCGAACTGGTCGGTTGAACCTTGAGGGTGCGATTGGGCCTTGCCGCTTTCTGTATAATAAACTATATAACTAAATAAGCAAGTATGAAACAAGGGAGCACCCGGCAATGGCACAGGTAATCGTGATCGGCGCAGGATTAGGCGGTTTGCCCACGGCCTATGAACTGCGACATTGGCTCAAGGGCGGGCATCAAATTACCTTGGTGTCTGACCGTCCCCAGTTCACCTTCATTCCGGGCCTGATTCAGGTAGCCCTGGGCAAAATTCCCCTGGAGCATGTGCAGCTTGATGTGGCTTCCCTCTGCAAGCACCATGGGTTGGGGTGGGTGGATAGTGCGGTGGTGCGGGTGGATCCCGATCGACAAACGGTGCAACTCGCCAATGATCAGGTGCTCTCCTACGACTACTTAGTGATTGCCAGTGGCCCTTCATTGGCTTTTGATGAAATCCCCGGTTTGGGGCCCCATGGGGGCTATACCCAGTCTGTTTGCAATCCCGCTCATGCGCTGATTGCCCGGGAGGCCTGGGAAGCTTTTCTGGAAAATCCGACGGATTTGGTGGTGGGAGCCGCGCCCAAAACCGGTTGCCTGGGGCCGGGTTATGAGTTTGCATTGCTGGCCGATGAGGAGTTGCGCAAACGCGGCCTGCGAGATCGGGTAACGATCACCTACATCACGCCGGAACCCTATGCGGGCTATTTGGGCCTGCCGGATCTGTACATGGCTCGCGAGCTAACGGAAGGCGTTTTGGAAGAACAGGGGGTGCAGGTGGTGACCGATGCGGCGATCGCCCGAGTGCTGCCCGATCGGGTGGAACTCAGTGATGGTCGCCAATTTCCCTTTGGTTACGCGATGATTTTGCCCGCCTTCCGAGGTGCGGAATACGTGCAGGCTTCTGGGCTAGGGAACGATCGGGGCTTTATCTCGATCCTGCCCACCCAGCGCCACCAAGACCACGAGCGGATTTATGCCCTGGGGGTGAGTGTGCATCTAGAGCAGCCCTATCACACACCTGTCCCGATCGGGCTGCCCAAAAGTGGTCAAATGACCGAAGCCATGGGCGCTGCGGTGGCTTACAACATCGCCGTGGACTTGGGAGCCTTGCCCAGTCCGCACCAAATTCCCACCCTTGAAGCCCTTTGCTTTGCGGAGTTTGGCCAAACCGGCATTGCTTATATTGCTGCTCCCATCTTGCCCGATCCTGCCAATGGTCAACGACGCTATTCCTACGCCACCCGAGGCGCTTGGGTGAATTGGGCAAAAGCCGCCTTTGAACGCTACTTCCTACTCAAAATGCAATGGGGAATTGGGCTACCCTGGTTTGAACTGTGGGGGCTGAAGCTTTTATTTGGTCTTTCGCTCCTGCGGCCCGTAACCCAATCTGTTCGGCCAAACCTTGGCCCCAATCTTCATGCCCCGCACCACACCTAATTCTGTGTTGAACTTGTCGGCTGAAATGGCTGCTGCTGCTGCCAATCCTGATTTAGATCGGCTAGCTGACCTATTCAAATTGCTGGGCGATCGCAGTCGATTAGGAATTCTTTGGCGCATTTGCCAAGGTGAGTGCAACGTAACTGAAATTAGCGAGTCAACCAACCTGAGCCAAGCCAATGTTTCTAAGCATTTGCAAATGCTGCGAATGGCTCGAGTGGTTGCTTGTCGGAAGGAAGGAAATTCCCGAATTTATTTCCTTTCGGATCCGAAGTATTTAGGACTTTGTGCCCAATCGTTGATTGATCTTGCAACGTTTTCCCCACCGGAGATATCCACATGCGACGAATCCTAATGTTGGGCATCGCTTTCATTTGGGCGATCGGTCTGAATGGCGCGATCGCCCCGACGGCCCAAGCCAATACCAGCCCCGATCAGTTGGCCAAAGCCGTGGAAGCCATTGAAAATCTCGATGCCCTGCGATCGGGACTCGCTTCCACCTTGGAAGGCAAAACTGACCCCCCCACCGCCGAAACCATGAAAGCCGTGTGCAAGCCGGTGGGGATGGAAGCCAAACGGATCGCCCAGACGGAAGGTTGGCAACTGCGCCAAGTTTCCCAGAAGTATCGAAATCCAGAACACCGGCCCCAAAACGCCACAGAATTGGCGGCCTTAGAACAGTTTTCAGCTAATTCCGAACTACAAGGCTTGTGGCAGCGTGGCCAAGTGAATGGTCAGCCCGGAACCCATTATTTTCGCCGCATTAATGTATCTCCCGGTTGCCTAGCTTGTCATGGGCAAAAATCGCGTCGGCCCCAATTCGTAGCCAACAACTATCCCGAAGATTTGGCTTACGACTTCAAGCCCGGTGATTTACGGGGAATGTACGCCACTTTTATTCCCGATCTAACGGCTGCCTTGAATGAATCCGGGTCGTAATGCTCTGTTTGCTCTGGCTGATGTGTCAAGTGTTGAAGGGCTAATTGGATTCTAGATTGAAGTTTAGTCCTCAAGCCTTTTCAAAGTATCCCCAAGTGTTCCAAAACACCCCAAAATCATTAAGAGAGAAGGATAATGCAAATTCAAACGCTGGTGACTCATGACATGACTTTGATGAGCGATCGCACCAGTGTGACGATCGTGGGAAAACGGATCTGTCATTTAACGAATGAGGTTCATTTGAGCTTTTCGTTGAAGCAGCCTCAAGCCTTGGATGATTGCTTGGGGCAAACGGAATCGCTGTGTTTGGTGATGTCTGATGAGGACGCGCGGCTATTGGGGCGATCGCTGTTGGATTTGGTAACAACGGAGGATTAAATTAGGCCGTAGGGCGATCGACCATTGAGACCTATTGCTCGATCGGCTCGATCGTCCACAATTCACATTGATCTACAACAAGGTAAAGTCTGGATTCAATATGATGGCACAGAAGTTGGGATTGCCAATGAGCTAGTTGAGCGTGGAATTCCCAAAGAGGAAATTGTGCTGGCTTATCACTCACCCCTCATGCGCCAATATGATGGCTTTGCAGTGAGTTGACTAGCAATAAGATTTTCACGCATGACATTAATCTAACCCTGTAAACCATTGAATTAGAGACAACAGAGACGACGATTAATGACTACACGGCAACTCAATCCTAAACTGCAATCTCGATTAGGCATTACTCTAGAACAGCTTGCTGAGTTTTGCCAACGATGGAAAGTGGTTGAACTCGCTCTCTTTGGCTCAGTTCTCAGGGATGATTTCCGCCCCGACAGCGACATCGATATTATGGTTGAGTTTCACCCAACAGCCTGCCCCACATTCAGCACCTTAGACCGTATGGAAGCAGAGCTGAAAATTATGTTCGATCGGGAGATTGATTTAATCACCCGCCAAGGAATTGCCAGCAGTCGCAACTATCTACGCCGCCACGAAATTCTTTCTTCTGCTCAGGTGATTTATGCAACGGGGTCTGTAATTTCTGCTTAACATGCTGCAATCCGTCGAGGGGTATGGTGTCGGAGGTGATCACTGATGGCAAAAGATCTGTTTCACCATATTGTCAAGTCAGCCCTGATGGCTGAGGGCTGGGAGATTACCCATGATCCTTTTCCTGTGGACTATGGTGATGTGCAAATGCAAATTGATCTGGGGGCAGAACGCTTACTTGCGGCTCAACGCGATTCCGAGAAAATTGCCGTCGAGGTCAAAAGCTTCACTCACCCCTCAGCTATTTCCGAGTTCCACACGGCTGTCGGTCAATATTTCAATTATCGCCATGCGTTGCGTGCTCAGGAAGCGAATAGAAAGTTATATCTAGCTGTGCCTAGTCAAATATATGATCAATTTTTTAGACTTAAATTTGTTGAAGAAATTGTGAAAGAGCAGCAGATTTTGATTGTGGTTTACAACATCAAAACTGGAGGTATCCAATGGATAAACTAGAACGCTACCGGCGAATCGTTCAGGAAGTTCTGACTGAGCATAGTCAGATTCAGCCTGCCTATGGCGAAATTCAGATGAAGTTGATGTTTGATTTGGAGCGCGATCGCTATCAATTGCTGCGTACAGGCTGGCTTGAGGAACGCCGAGTCTATGGCACATTGATTCACATTGATCTAGAGCAAGAAAAAGCCTGGATTCAATATGACGGCACAGAAGTTGGGGTTGCCAACGAGCTAGTCGAGCGTGGGATTCCCAAAGAAGAAATTGTGCTGGCTTATCACTCGCCCCTCATGCGCCAATATGATGGCTTCGCGGTGAGTTGACGATCAGTAGAACGCTTATACGCATCGTGAAGCAAGCCTTGTAAATTATCGCCTTCGATTATCTTGAAATTCAGTGAGAGCAGCAGTAGGGTGGGCATTGCCCACCTATACCTACAGCCCATCGCTAATGCAATCTGATCGCACTGTGGGAAGAAGCGATCATTGTTTTGTAGATGAGCGCTTTTTGGCTGGATGGCGGTGGGCAATGCCCACCCTACTCGCTGCTTTCCTGGTCAACTTGCAGACTTAGCAATCCTACGGAAAAATACATGAATTGCAGCATCTACTAATGGCAAATCATGTTCTTGCCAATCCCTCACTAGTCGCAATTGTCCGTCAATCAACTGATTTCGATAACTGGGGGTAAGACCGATACTGTGACTGAGGGCAGTTGCAATTTTCCCAATTTCCCGAAGTTGGGCACGATTAGGCTTCTCATAGCCTAGTTGAAGAACTCGATCAGAAATATGAACACTCATTGTCATTACCTCCTTTGGAATTAGTCAAATGATGTGGTCAAAAGCTTATCTATAAAAAATTCTAAAAATTCTTTCAAAAGATTGGTATCAGTGATGGTTGTCTGTAGTGCATAAGGAAAAAGTTTATCCGCGCCCAAAATTAAATAGGTGTCTGGGCTGCTGATTTTCAATGGGTCGAACTCCTCTTGTGGAATAATTTCACTACCTTGAATGGAACGGCCTTCGTAACCATCATGCTCTAAATCTCTCATATCAATAGTCCTGGACTCACGATTAGCGGCTCCTTGCCAGCCATCCACATCTTCAAATTTTGACCAATAGTAAGGATTCCGGTTTGCCATGAAATCATCTTCCTTGCTTGGGATAATCCAGATTTTGGCAACGTATTGAGATACATCCGTCCCGGCTTCAGAACAATATGTCCTATAACGAAATCGAACAATGTATTGCTCAAGAAACTTTTCTTCTAAAGAGATACAGATACCATCTTTTCGACGAGAAATAATGAGTTGGGATCTTTTAGAAACTCCACCTGAGACTTTCTTGCGATATCCAACATACTGAGAAGCCTTCCTTTCAACAAAGAAATTGGAAAAATTGCGATCCTCTAGTAATTTTTGAGCAGTTGAAAACAAATC includes these proteins:
- a CDS encoding nucleotidyltransferase family protein, which encodes MTTRQLNPKLQSRLGITLEQLAEFCQRWKVVELALFGSVLRDDFRPDSDIDIMVEFHPTACPTFSTLDRMEAELKIMFDREIDLITRQGIASSRNYLRRHEILSSAQVIYATGSVISA
- a CDS encoding FIST signal transduction protein is translated as MLKTVLGHSDDPDSQDAIEEVLEQCTRELAGMLPKAGLLFAAIDFDHALILQKINQVFPGLQLIGCTTDGEISSILGFQQDSLTLTLFCSDTVEIYAGVGRQTEQDAIAAARQAVQQATEKSLTPAKLCITVPASYTADGSTTSGEQILKGLELALGKNVPVVGGTAGDQFRFQKTYQFFGTEVFTDALPVLIFAGDLRFSHGTGCGWQPIGSKSTVTKSHKTVLYEIDGQSALNFYQKYLGDRSPTAEHPLYVYEGDSDRCYLRVPNTCDLETGSINFLGNIPQGAIVQLAEISRDQVIAASETSFKMALDNYPGTEPEAVLIFSCCCRRWLLGTRAKEEYDLVKTALPKVMPIAGFYTYGEFAPLQQQGSNYYHQETFVTLLLGTA
- a CDS encoding DUF302 domain-containing protein gives rise to the protein MANRAAPRRLIPHCGVFFRMYHLSKVLNLSFDEAIAHTKEALKQQGFGVLTEIDAKAAFKQKLDVEFRRYTILGACHPRIAYSILQTEDKAGVFYPCNVVVQEQEGGTVEVSAIDPTVMFAALENPGAKGIALEAKTLMDKVMEQL
- a CDS encoding arsenic resistance protein, which produces MWTLLSLLQNQLIWSVPISMIVGILFGLATDPSGLKDLIVPLTFLMVYPMMINLQFGKLVAGGNWKLQGVAQFINFGVVPFLAYGIGWLFFRDQPLIWLGLLLTGLLPTSGMTISWTGFAKGNLTAAIQMTVIGLILGSLATPLYAQALLGRAIEIPLMETFKQIAIVVFLPMILGLVTKKVLISTVGKQKYEGNLKKKFPVFSTLGVLGIVFVAMALKAKAIVASPLVFLGYFGPLVLIYLINFVLSTVVGKVWFSREDAIALVYGTVMRNLSIALAIAMTVFGAKAGAEIALIISMSYIIQVQAAAWYVKLSDRWFGKPVAEGL
- a CDS encoding NAD(P)/FAD-dependent oxidoreductase; the encoded protein is MAQVIVIGAGLGGLPTAYELRHWLKGGHQITLVSDRPQFTFIPGLIQVALGKIPLEHVQLDVASLCKHHGLGWVDSAVVRVDPDRQTVQLANDQVLSYDYLVIASGPSLAFDEIPGLGPHGGYTQSVCNPAHALIAREAWEAFLENPTDLVVGAAPKTGCLGPGYEFALLADEELRKRGLRDRVTITYITPEPYAGYLGLPDLYMARELTEGVLEEQGVQVVTDAAIARVLPDRVELSDGRQFPFGYAMILPAFRGAEYVQASGLGNDRGFISILPTQRHQDHERIYALGVSVHLEQPYHTPVPIGLPKSGQMTEAMGAAVAYNIAVDLGALPSPHQIPTLEALCFAEFGQTGIAYIAAPILPDPANGQRRYSYATRGAWVNWAKAAFERYFLLKMQWGIGLPWFELWGLKLLFGLSLLRPVTQSVRPNLGPNLHAPHHT
- a CDS encoding helix-turn-helix transcriptional regulator — encoded protein: MAAAAANPDLDRLADLFKLLGDRSRLGILWRICQGECNVTEISESTNLSQANVSKHLQMLRMARVVACRKEGNSRIYFLSDPKYLGLCAQSLIDLATFSPPEISTCDES
- a CDS encoding DUF3365 domain-containing protein, whose protein sequence is MRRILMLGIAFIWAIGLNGAIAPTAQANTSPDQLAKAVEAIENLDALRSGLASTLEGKTDPPTAETMKAVCKPVGMEAKRIAQTEGWQLRQVSQKYRNPEHRPQNATELAALEQFSANSELQGLWQRGQVNGQPGTHYFRRINVSPGCLACHGQKSRRPQFVANNYPEDLAYDFKPGDLRGMYATFIPDLTAALNESGS
- a CDS encoding element excision factor XisH family protein, translating into MMAKDLFHHIVKSALMAEGWEITHDPFPVDYGDVQMQIDLGAERLLAAQRDSEKIAVEVKSFTHPSAISEFHTAVGQYFNYRHALRAQEANRKLYLAVPSQIYDQFFRLKFVEEIVKEQQILIVVYNIKTGGIQWIN
- a CDS encoding sensor histidine kinase, which produces MEANADQQKLRELEKKVRVLTKKLERSEADRRQLEDASEERERILKVVIRDFELSQANLEHRTRELEVALRDLKQLQVKLIESEKMSALGVLVAGVAHEINNPINFIHGNLTYIKTYTQNLLKLVTTYQKYVSSPIQELQDLSEEIDLDFLQDDMINILRSMQTGSERIQKIVLSLRNFSRLDESKFKAVDIHAGMDNTLMILQHRLQATATRPEIQVRKQYGNLPPVECYAGSLNQVFMNLLNNAIDAIEESNQACTDQELQHKSHAIWLRTEVNGQDQIKITIADNGQGIPEEVQSRIFDPFFTTKPVGKGTGLGLSISYQIITEKHKGKFYCHSTKGVGTEFMIEIPVRQQSPTSR
- a CDS encoding XisI protein, which encodes MDKLERYRRIVQEVLTEHSQIQPAYGEIQMKLMFDLERDRYQLLRTGWLEERRVYGTLIHIDLEQEKAWIQYDGTEVGVANELVERGIPKEEIVLAYHSPLMRQYDGFAVS